One Capsicum annuum cultivar UCD-10X-F1 chromosome 2, UCD10Xv1.1, whole genome shotgun sequence genomic window carries:
- the LOC107858444 gene encoding UBP1-associated protein 2C: MDLTKKRKADENGGAYPVSNELVTTAAAPPALGILSPEDIDKILETFTKDQCISVLRNASLRYPDILEAIRSVADADVSQRKLFVRGLGWETTTDKLRQVFSVYGELDEAIVITDKASAKSKGYGFVTFKHVDAAILSLKEPNKKIDGRITVTQLAAAGNSGNSHSADVALRKIYVGNVPFEISSEKLLNHFAIYGEIEEGPLGFDKQTGKAKGFAFFVYKTEEGAKASLLDPVKTIEGHQVLCKLATDNKKGKQQNMGPGGGPGMLNAGPTGMPGDDRVGSMPSSNYGVPVSGLGPYSGFTGGPGPGMQQPPPQPGMVAHQNPHLNSAIGGPGYGNQGPGSFTGVAGGYAGAGGYGGGSGDYSGGLANPGYRMPQSSAGMASSGGYPDGGNYGLQSAYPSQVSQPGAGSRVPPGGMYQGMPPYY, translated from the coding sequence ATGGATCTAACTAAGAAACGCAAGGCTGATGAGAACGGCGGTGCTTATCCCGTGTCCAACGAACTCGTCACAACTGCCGCCGCTCCTCCGGCACTCGGTATTCTTTCCCCTGAAGACATCGACAAGATTCTTGAAACGTTCACGAAAGACCAGTGCATTTCAGTTCTCCGTAACGCCTCCCTTCGCTACCCTGATATCCTTGAAGCCATACGTTCTGTTGCTGACGCCGACGTATCTCAGCGCAAACTCTTTGTCCGTGGTCTTGGTTGGGAGACCACCACCGACAAGCTCCGGCAGGTTTTTTCTGTTTATGGAGAACTAGACGAGGCAATAGTCATAACAGACAAGGCCTCGGCGAAATCTAAGGGCTATGGTTTTGTTACTTTCAAGCACGTTGATGCTGCAATTCTTTCTTTAAAGGAACCCAACAAGAAAATCGATGGCCGTATTACAGTGACACAGCTGGCGGCTGCGGGTAATTCGGGGAATTCACATTCTGCTGATGTTGCGCTTAGGAAAATCTATGTTGGTAATGTTCCTTTCGAGATTTCGTCCGAGAAGCTTTTGAATCACTTTGCTATTTATGGAGAGATTGAAGAGGGTCCTTTGGGATTCGATAAACAAACTGGAAAAGCAAAAGGTTTTGCTTTTTTTGTGTACAAAACTGAGGAGGGAGCTAAGGCGTCTTTACTTGATCCGGTGAAGACAATAGAAGGACATCAGGTGTTGTGCAAATTGGCAACGGATAATAAGAAGGGGAAGCAGCAGAATATGGGGCCTGGAGGTGGCCCTGGAATGCTGAATGCTGGACCTACAGGAATGCCGGGTGATGATAGGGTTGGATCGATGCCCAGTTCAAATTATGGTGTTCCTGTAAGCGGGTTGGGTCCATATTCAGGGTTTACAGGCGGGCCTGGTCCAGGAATGCAGCAGCCACCACCTCAGCCTGGAATGGTGGCACATCAAAATCCACATCTGAATTCTGCTATTGGTGGGCCTGGATATGGAAACCAAGGACCGGGATCCTTTACTGGCGTTGCTGGTGGATATGCTGGCGCTGGTGGGTATGGTGGTGGTTCTGGGGATTACAGTGGAGGGCTAGCAAATCCTGGTTACAGGATGCCTCAAAGCTCCGCTGGAATGGCTAGCTCAGGAGGTTATCCAGATGGTGGTAATTATGGTTTACAGTCGGCTTATCCCTCGCAGGTATCACAGCCCGGAGCCGGGTCGAGGGTTCCACCAGGTGGGATGTACCAGGGCATGCCTCCATATTACTGA